The Longimicrobium sp. genomic sequence TCGTATCCTGGGGGACGGCCGCGGTAAGGTGAACCCTCAACGCCTCGAGCTTGGCCGCCGAGCGCTCGCGTGAAGCCGTGATGTTCGGCCACTCGGCGCCGCACGCGTCCCGAAGCTGGAGAACGGGGGCGGGGAGATCGACGGCAAGGCTCAACGTGTTCAGTTTCATCCGCCCAATGTAGCGACGGATGATCGAACGTGGACAGAGTGTCGGTCGCCCCTCGCGAGATCGGCGGTTCCGCTCGATACCCCTACTGCGACCAGGGCGGCACCACGCCGTTCATCCGCGCGTAGGCGATGGACTGGCCCAGGTGTTCGTTCATGTGCGCCAGCAACTGCAGGAGCACCGACCACTGGGGCACGTCGCGCCCGTACAGCTTCGTGGTCGCAGCCAGCTGCTCGTCGCTGATCCCGCGCACCACTTGCCGCACGTGCTCGTGCGAGCCGCGCAGCAGGTCCAGCACCTCGGCCTTGCGCGCGCGATTCTCCACGCTGTCCGCGTCCAGCCCGCGGGGCGCGGCCACGCCCATCGCCGACGAGGGATAGTAGTAGTTGTAGTGGCCCACGTGGGCGTACACGCGGGCCACCGGCATCACCCCCTCCGCCGGGCTCCACGCGTAGCGGTCCTCCGGCATGGCCTCCGCAAGCTCGATGAACTTGATCATCGAGTTGTTGAACTGGCGAAGGAACTCGTCGCGAAAGTTCGGCGGCGCGGCCTGCGCGCGGGCCTCCGTCGCGGCGAGAACGAGCAGCAGGGGCAACAACAGCAGGCGGATCGGTCGCATGGGCCGGCACGGGTGCGGGTGGACGTGGGCCTGGAGTTCCTGTCACTGACTCCGGTGCCGGCGGAAAGGTTGCGCTCTCGGAGCCCGCGGCGCCAGCCCCGTTGTACAGCGGCGCCATGGCGATGTATTCTCAATCGGCGTCCATCCAATCGTCCCACGCTCCCGCCCGGCAGCGCACCTTGATCACCGATCACGACATCGCCTTCCCCACGCTCACCGCGGCGCAGATCGACGCGCTGCGCCCCCGCGGAACGCTGCGGCACGTCAGCGCGGGGGAAACGCTGTGGGAAGAGGGCGCGCGGGGGATGGCGTTCTTCGTGGTGCTGGAGGGCGAGATGGAGATCGTGGATCCCTCGGGCGACGAGGTGCGCCGGATCACCGTGCACCGCCCCGGCGAGTTCAGCGGCGACGTCGACATGCTTTCCGGCCGCAGCAGCCTGGTGCGCGCGCAGATGCTGGGGCCCGGCCAGGTGCTGGAGCTGGATTCCGACGGGTTGCGCCGGGTGATCCGCGAGATCCCGGAAATCAGCGAGATGCTGCTTCGCGCCTTTTTGATGCGCCGGCGGCTGCTGCTGAGCGACGGCTACCGGGGGATGCAGATCATCGGCTCGCGCTTCTCCCCCCAGGCGCACGCCATCCGCGAGTTCTGCAGCCGCAACAACATCCCGTTCACCTGGGTGGACGTGGAGCAGGACCCGCTCGCCGAGGAGCTGCTCTGCCGCTTTCACGTGCTGCCCGAGCAGACGCCCATCGTGGTGGGGCGGGGGGGCGAGCTGCTCGCCAACCCCAGCATTCCCGAGCTGGCGCACTACATGGGGCTCGAGGCGCACGTGGCCGAGGGCGAGGTGTTCGACCTGGTCGTGGTCGGCGCCGGGCCCGCCGGGCTGGCCGCCGCCGTGTACGCCGCCTCCGAGGGGCTGCGCGTGCTGACGGTGGAGGGCGAGGGGGTGGGTGGGCAGGCCGGAACCAGCTCGCGCATCGAGAACTACCTGGGCTTTCCCGCGGGCATCTCCGGCCCCGAGCTGGCGCGCAACGCGCTGCTGCAGGCGCAAAAGTTTGGCGCCCGCATCTCCGTTCCGCAAAAGGCCGTGCGGCTGGGCACGCAGGGCGGCCTGCGCGTGGTCACCCTGGACGACGGCTCGCGGCTGATCACCCGCTGCGTGCTGGTGGCCAGCGGCGCCGAGTACCGCACGCTGGGAATCCCAAACCTGCGCCAGCTGGAGGGCGCGGGGGTGTACTACGCGGCCACGGAGATGGAGGCGCGGCTGTGCGGGGGCGAAGAGGTGGTCATCGTCGGCGGGGGCAACTCCGCGGGGCAGGCGGCCATGTACCTGTCGCGGCACGCCGCCCGGGTGAACGTGGTGATCCGGGGCGACGACCTGGGCAAAGGCATGTCGCGGTACCTCGTGGACCGGGTGGAGCGCACGCCCAACATCACCGTTCACCAGGCCTGCGAGGTGTCCGCCGTGGATGGCGACGGCACCCTGCGAGAGGTTCGCCTGCGCTACGCCGGAGTGGACGAGGAGAAGGTGATCCCCACCCGGGCCCTGTTCCTCTTCATCGGCGCGCAGCCGCGGACGGCGTGGCTGAGCGGATGCGTGGAGCTGGACCGCACCGGCTTCGTGCTCACCGGCGAGGAGACCAGGCGCGACGGCCTGTCGGTGGATGCGTGGAAGGAGGCCGCACGCGCGCCGTACTTCCTGGAAACCAGCCTCCCCGGCGTCTTCGCCGCGGGCGACGTCCGCGCCGGGTCGGTCAAGCGCGTGGCGTCGGCCGTGGGCGAGGGCTCCATGGCCATCAGCTTCGTGCACGCCCACATCGGCGCGGCCGTGTAGCTTCGCCGGCTGCGGCCTCGTCCGGAAACCGGCCGACGCGCGTTGTGCACGAGCGTCGACGCGGCTCATCGCATCCCACGAATCCCACACACCGACATGACCGTACCCGGCAATCCATCCGCCTCCTTCCGATTCACCCTTTCCCGTGTGCTTCCGTGGCCGGTGCTCGCCGCGGTGGTGGCGTGCTCGGACGGAACCGGACCCGGCCCCGGCCCTGGCACGCCGCCGCGGGAAGACCCGCTGCTCCCGCCCGCATCACGCGTGGTTGCGCTGGCGGCGGCGTTCCAAACCACCTGCGCGCTGACGGCGGACGACCTGGTTCACTGCTGGGGAGAAAACCGCACCGGCGAGTTCGGCAACGGGACCACCACCTCATCCGCGGCGGCCGTGCCCGGCGCTGGCGGAATGCGGTTCCGCTCGCTGCACGGGTCTGTCGGAACCTCGCAGATGTGCGGGATCACGCGGTCGGACGAGGCCTTCTGCTGGGGATACAACGCCAACGGCGAGTTGGGCGACGGGACCACGAGGGATCAGTACTCGCCGGTACCGGTGGCCGGGGGGCTGCGATTCGGTGCGATCGCATCGTCGTACCACAGCTGCGGGCTCACGGTGCAGCAGAGGGCGTACTGCTGGGGCAGCGGGCTGGGGGGGCAGCTGGGGACAGGCGGCTCAGCGTCGCAGATCACCCCCGCACCGGTGGCCACCAGCCTTTCGTTTGCCCGCATCACGAACGGAATGCAGTTCTCCTGCGCGCTGGCCGTCGCCGGCGAGGCGCACTGCTGGGGGTCGAGCGTGGGGCTGGGGAACGGCGCCCTCACCGGCAGCAACGTGCCGGTCCCCGTGTCGGGAGGGCTGCGCTTCGACCGCATCAGCGCCGCCGAAGAGCACGTCTGCGCCCTTGCCGCCGGCGGCGTCCCCTACTGCTGGGGCGCAGGTTATCAGCGCGTGCCTACCGCAATCGCGGGCGGCCGCCGCTTCGTGGAGGTCGCGGCCACCAGCCGCGTGATGGTGGGCGGCGCCGCGTGCGCCTTGACCGAAGACGGCGAGGCGTTCTGCTGGTACGGCCCGGTCGAACCCGTCCCGGTGCCGGGCAACTACCGCTTCGCGGGGCTCGTGGGCAGGCACGGGGCGTTCTGCGGCTACACCCCGGGCGGCGCCGCGGCCTGCTGGAAGTGGGAGCTCAATGGCGCCAGCGAAAAGGTGCTCGGCCTCCCCACGCCCATTCCGAATCTCCCCTCGTAGGCTGCCGCCGGGGGCTGTACATTCCCTTGGCCGCGGCGTCTTCCGCTTCGGCTCTGTCCAGCCACACCGCGCACCAAGGGAGAACCTGATGGATACGTGCACGCACCTGAACGCCGTGCAGAACGTGGAGCCGCGGACGCCGGGCGGCTGCGAAGAGTGCCTGCAATCCGGCTCGGGATGGGTTCACCTGCGCCTGTGCCGCACCTGTGGCCACGTGGGCTGCTGCGACTCGTCGCCCAACCGGCACGCCACCAAGCACTTCCACGAGACGCAGCACCCCATCGTCACCTCCGCCGAGCCTGGCGAGGACTGGTCGTGGTGCTTCGTCGACCGCGTGCCGGTCGAGGTCTGACGCGATGAAGATCCTGGTGACCGGCGGCACGGGCGGGCTGGGGCGCGAGCTCGTGCGCGCAGCGGAGGCGGCCGGGCACACGGTGCGCGTCGGCAGCCGCGGCGCGGCACCCGCGGACCTGCCCGCCGGGCGCGAGTGGGCGCGCATGGACATGGAGTCGGGCGAAGGCGTGCGCGAGGCGCTGGTCGCGGTGAACGCCGTGATCCACGCCGCGAGCGATCCCAAGCGCCACGTGGCGGTGGACGTGGAGGGCACCCGCCGGCTGATCGGTGCCGCGCGCGAGGCGGGGACCGGCCACTTCGTCTACGTGTCCATCGTGGGCATCGACCAGGTGCCATTCGCCTACTATCGCTCCAAGCTGCAGGCGGAGCGGATCGTCGCGGAAGGCGGCGTGCCGTTCTCCATCCTTCGCGCCACGCAGTTCCACTCGCTGATCGACGGCATGCTCTCCGGCATGGCACGCGTACCGCTGGTGATGCCCGTGCCCACGAACTTTCGCGTGCAGAGCGTGGACACGGGCGAGACGGCGGACCGGCTCGTTCGCGCGGTGCGGGACGGGCCCGGTGGGCGGCTGCCGGACTTCGGCGGGCCGCGCGTGCAGACGTTCGGGGAGATGGCACCGCCGTGGAAGGCGGCGCGCGGGGTCAGGAAGCCGACCGTTCACCTGCCGCTGCCGGGCGCGCTGCCCGCGGCCCTCAGAGCGGGGAAGGGAACGCTGGTGGATGGCGAGCGGGGGACCGTGACGTGGGAAGAGTGGCTGCGCGGGCCGGGCAGCCGAGGCTGAGTCAGCGGATGGAAGGATGAACGGCCCCGGCGCACGCGCCGGGGCCGTTGTCGTACGCACGGATCGCCTATGGGACGAACGCGAAGCGGTAGCTGCGGGTGAAGTTCGATGTGACCCTGGCGGTCTCTCCAAGGTTGGGGTCCGACACGCGCAGGCGGTAGCGTCCGGCGGCCAGCCTGATCTCCCTGACCAGCACGTCATTGAACGTTTCCCGGCTGTTCCACACGTGGTGCTCGGACCCGTCGGTGACCAGCAGGGCAGAAACGTGGTCCTCCGGGGTCGTGCTCTGGGCTGACCAGAAGATGCGCACCGTGGTGGGGGTGGCCACGCTGAACGTGTACTCGTCGATGTCCACCGCGGGGTAGATCGGCTCGCCCGACACCGTGTCTCCCAGGGTGTAGGCGGCGGGCCGTCCTTCGGGCGCGCGGTTGATGGGAAGCACGCGCACCCCGTAGCCCCCGGTCGTGGAAACCGCGCCGGAGCCGAACATCTGAGGGTCCACCACCACCGTATAGGGACGATCCCCCAGGACGATGCGCCCGGTGGACGCGCCATCCAGCGACGGGCCGGCGGCATGGATCGAGGGTAGAAAGCCGGCTGCGCCCGTGGTCTCGATGCGAGCGATCATGCCGCCGCTGGTCAGGTCGGCGCCCAGGAACAGCGCCACCTCGCGCCCAGCCTGCCCCGCCAGGGAGAACTCGTCGAGGTCGCCGGGGTGGTCGATGCGCTCGCCGGTGACGCTTTGGCCGATCTGCATGGTCGCGGACACGTGCTCCGGCGCGGCCGACACGGTGTAGACGCCCACCGTGTACGGCCCGGTGCCCATGGAGCTGGTGAACTCGCCGCCGACGCGCACGCGGTGGGGCCCCGTCTCGTTCAGCGTCATCCGCCGCGCGTAGGCGGGCGTGGCGGTAGAGCCCACGGCCACGCTGACGGGGTGCAGCGGGGATTCGGGCAGAAGCTGGGTATTCGGCCCCACCAGCTGCGCGGTGATGGGCCCGCGTACCGGCGGCGGGCCGGAGATATGGATCACCACCCGCTGCCCGGCCGTGCCCTGAAAGACGAACTCGTCGATGTCTCCGGGGCGCTCGATGGCGTCCGACGCGGTGGCGCCGTTCAGCACCAGCGGGCCTCCCGCCTCGGGGCGGCGGTCTATGGCGTACAGCTCCAGGCGATAGCCCGCCGTCGTGCGCTCCGGAAGGCCGCGAACGGGTCCCTGGATGCGGACGGTGTAGATGCCGCCCGCCAGCGTCAGGCGTCCCGTGGCGAACTCGTCCTGCGCGGCGGCGGAGGGGGCCGTTTCCAGCCGCGCCACTTCCTCGCCGTTCCGCAGCAGCTGCAGCGTCAGCCTTTCGGCCAGCGCGGAGCGCAACTGAAGGAACAGGTTCATCTCCTGTCCCGCGGGGGCGGAAAAGGTGAACTCGTCCACGTCGCCCACCGAGCCGATGGCCTCCTCGGCGATGGCGCCCGGCGCCAGGGCCGCGCTTCCGCTCTCGGGGGCGCGGTTCACCGCGTCCACCCGCAGGCGGTACGGGGTGAGCCCGGGCTGCTCGAACCGCGCCGCCACCCGCACGCGGTACGTCCCGGTGGCGGGAAGGACGACGCGGCCCGACGAGTTCTCTTCGACCACCGCCGACCGGGTGGCGGTGCTGGTGGTGGTGACCACCGCGTCGGTCACCGGCGCCACCAGCTGCACGTCGAGATAGGCCGGCGACGCGGCAAAGACGATCCACTCCTGCCCGGCGGTGCCCTGGACGGTGAACTCGTCCACGTCGCCTTCCACGTCGAGTGCTTCTCCGTCCACCACCTGGCCCAGCGTGATCGCCTGGGGAATGGCTTCGGGCGCCGGATCGCGCGCAAACACCAGCAGCGAGTACGCCCCGCCATCGTCCGCGCCGTGGCCGCGCACGCGGATGATCCTGCGCTTTTCGTCCGTCGGTGCCATCCAGACGCTGGCCTGCCCGTTGGCGGAGGTGTCGGACCCCACGCTGCGCACCGCGGTGATGACGGTGCCGCTCCGGTCCAGCAGCTCGGCCACCAGCGTGTCGGCGGCCCTGCCGCTCCGCGCCCGCAGCAGGATGCGGAACTCGGCATCGGGCGCCACCACCTCGTACGCGGCGCTCGCGCCGGGAGCCACCACGCCCTCCACCGTGGCTCCGGCGGCAAGCTCGGGAATGTCGGGCTTTCCGCTTCCCGTCGGCGGTTCGCATGCGGCCAGCGCCAGTGCTGCCAAGACGATCAGCGGGAGCTTCATGGACGGGCGGGGCGGGGAGAAACAACTGAGGGGGTGAGGCTGAAAAGTAGACGCTCCTTCAACCTCGCGCAATCCGGGCGATGAACAGCCGGGGAAACGCGCGCGCGTCTCCTCGGCTCTGTCGTCCGACCGACCGCCCGTCAGCCGCGGGCGAACGGCGACTCGTCGAAGCGGGCCAGGAGGTCGGCCGGGTCGGCGTAGACGGCGACCGCCTCGTGCAGCTCTTCCGCGCTCCACCCGCCGCAGGTGAGCGCCACGCACCGCACGCCGGCCCGCTTCGCCGCGGTCACGTCGTACGGGGTGTCGCCCAGCATCACCGCCTCGCCGGGCGGGCATCCCGCGGCTTCCACCGCCGCCTCGATGATGTCGGGATCGGGCTTGGAGTGCTCCGCATCGCTGGACGAGGTCTTCTCCTCGATCAGGTCCATGATCCCCGCCTGCTTCAGCAGCCCGCCCATGTCCTTCTTGCTGGCCGACGTGGCCACGACGATGGTCAGCCCCTCGTCGCGCATCCGCTGGATCAGCTCCCTGGCCTGCGGAAACGGCTTGAGCGTGCCCAGGAAGCGCTCGCGGAAGAGCTCGCCGCGGCGCTCCTTGATCTCCGCCCCCTTTCCCTCCTCGTCCGAAAGGCCGGTGAGCTCCGGGAGCACCTTGTCGCCCCCCATGCCGATCATCCGGCGCACGCGGTCGAACTCCACTTCGTATCCGAACTCGGCGCAGACGTCCACCCACGCCTGCGCATGAGCGTCGTTGCTGTCGATCAGGGTGCCGTCCACGTCCAGCAGGGCCGCGCGAGGCTTCATTCCTTGTCTCCATCCAGTTTTTTCAGCGGGCCGATGGCGGGTCCCGTCAGCACCTCGCCCAGGGGTGCGAAGCGCGAGCCATGGCAGGGACAGTCCCAGCTGCTCTCGGCCCCGTTCCAGCGGACGATGCACCCCAGGTGCGTGCACACCGCCGACATCTCGTGCACGCCGCCCTGCTCGTCGCGGTAGCATGCCACCTTGTGAAGCCCGCGCTGGATGACGGCGCCCTGCCCCGGCTGGATCTCGTCCTCGGAGCTGGCGTCGCCGCCCACGGGGGCGTGGCGGGTCATCTGCAGCGCCACGTCCACGTTCTCGTGCACGAACTCCATCACGGAGTCCTTGGAGATCGTCTTGCGCTTGGGATCGTACAGCGTTTCCCACTCGTTGGGCCGGCCCAGGATCAGGTCGGCGTTCAGCATTCCGCCGATGGTGCCGTGCGTCATCCCCTGGCCGGAGTCGCCGGTGGTGATGTACACGTTCTGGCGCCCGCCCGGGTCGCGGCCGATGAAGCCCATGTAATCCGCCGGCTCCATCACCATTCCGCTCCACCGCAGTTCGAACGACTGCGCCATGGGGAACCGCTCGCGGGTCCACTCTTCCAGGTTGGCCCAGTGCTCGTCGTGCGTATCGTCCTCGTGCGCCTGCTTGTGGTCTTCGCCGCCCACGATCAGCCACTCGTGGGCCGGGTCTCCCTCGGCCGGTGCCAGGCGCACGTAGTGGTAGGCCTCCAGCGTGTCCCAGTACAGGCCGTGGGCAATGGAGCCGGCGGGCACGCGGGCCGCCACCACGTAGGTGCGGTAGGGCGCCTGCTTGCTGTGCGGGGCAAAACGGTCGTGGATGGGCGGATTGGTGCACACCACCGCGGCACCCGCCGTTACGCTGAACCCCTCGCCCGTCACCGTGACGCGGTCGCCGCCCTCCACGCTGGTGACGTGGGTACCGGTGTGGATGCGCCCGCCCAGCCGCTCCGTGGCGTCGGCCAGGCCGGACAGGTACTTCAGCGCGTTGAACTGGCCCAGGTTC encodes the following:
- a CDS encoding FAD-dependent oxidoreductase → MITDHDIAFPTLTAAQIDALRPRGTLRHVSAGETLWEEGARGMAFFVVLEGEMEIVDPSGDEVRRITVHRPGEFSGDVDMLSGRSSLVRAQMLGPGQVLELDSDGLRRVIREIPEISEMLLRAFLMRRRLLLSDGYRGMQIIGSRFSPQAHAIREFCSRNNIPFTWVDVEQDPLAEELLCRFHVLPEQTPIVVGRGGELLANPSIPELAHYMGLEAHVAEGEVFDLVVVGAGPAGLAAAVYAASEGLRVLTVEGEGVGGQAGTSSRIENYLGFPAGISGPELARNALLQAQKFGARISVPQKAVRLGTQGGLRVVTLDDGSRLITRCVLVASGAEYRTLGIPNLRQLEGAGVYYAATEMEARLCGGEEVVIVGGGNSAGQAAMYLSRHAARVNVVIRGDDLGKGMSRYLVDRVERTPNITVHQACEVSAVDGDGTLREVRLRYAGVDEEKVIPTRALFLFIGAQPRTAWLSGCVELDRTGFVLTGEETRRDGLSVDAWKEAARAPYFLETSLPGVFAAGDVRAGSVKRVASAVGEGSMAISFVHAHIGAAV
- a CDS encoding FAD-dependent oxidoreductase, which translates into the protein MGSTERSVSVWEVTRAQRTTAPLHGDAEADVCVIGAGIAGMTTAYLLAKAGRRVIVLEKDAVGAGETGQTTAHLSSAMDDYFHVLEGVHGEQGSRIAFQSHQAAIEQIGAIVAAEGIDCDYERVEGYYFLDPSKSVDFFEKERDAARRAGAAPEIVERIPGVPFDSGPALKFPNLGQFNALKYLSGLADATERLGGRIHTGTHVTSVEGGDRVTVTGEGFSVTAGAAVVCTNPPIHDRFAPHSKQAPYRTYVVAARVPAGSIAHGLYWDTLEAYHYVRLAPAEGDPAHEWLIVGGEDHKQAHEDDTHDEHWANLEEWTRERFPMAQSFELRWSGMVMEPADYMGFIGRDPGGRQNVYITTGDSGQGMTHGTIGGMLNADLILGRPNEWETLYDPKRKTISKDSVMEFVHENVDVALQMTRHAPVGGDASSEDEIQPGQGAVIQRGLHKVACYRDEQGGVHEMSAVCTHLGCIVRWNGAESSWDCPCHGSRFAPLGEVLTGPAIGPLKKLDGDKE
- a CDS encoding UBP-type zinc finger domain-containing protein produces the protein MDTCTHLNAVQNVEPRTPGGCEECLQSGSGWVHLRLCRTCGHVGCCDSSPNRHATKHFHETQHPIVTSAEPGEDWSWCFVDRVPVEV
- a CDS encoding SDR family oxidoreductase — protein: MKILVTGGTGGLGRELVRAAEAAGHTVRVGSRGAAPADLPAGREWARMDMESGEGVREALVAVNAVIHAASDPKRHVAVDVEGTRRLIGAAREAGTGHFVYVSIVGIDQVPFAYYRSKLQAERIVAEGGVPFSILRATQFHSLIDGMLSGMARVPLVMPVPTNFRVQSVDTGETADRLVRAVRDGPGGRLPDFGGPRVQTFGEMAPPWKAARGVRKPTVHLPLPGALPAALRAGKGTLVDGERGTVTWEEWLRGPGSRG
- a CDS encoding HAD family hydrolase; this translates as MKPRAALLDVDGTLIDSNDAHAQAWVDVCAEFGYEVEFDRVRRMIGMGGDKVLPELTGLSDEEGKGAEIKERRGELFRERFLGTLKPFPQARELIQRMRDEGLTIVVATSASKKDMGGLLKQAGIMDLIEEKTSSSDAEHSKPDPDIIEAAVEAAGCPPGEAVMLGDTPYDVTAAKRAGVRCVALTCGGWSAEELHEAVAVYADPADLLARFDESPFARG
- a CDS encoding DinB family protein, producing MRPIRLLLLPLLLVLAATEARAQAAPPNFRDEFLRQFNNSMIKFIELAEAMPEDRYAWSPAEGVMPVARVYAHVGHYNYYYPSSAMGVAAPRGLDADSVENRARKAEVLDLLRGSHEHVRQVVRGISDEQLAATTKLYGRDVPQWSVLLQLLAHMNEHLGQSIAYARMNGVVPPWSQ